In Candidatus Cloacimonadota bacterium, a single genomic region encodes these proteins:
- the recA gene encoding recombinase RecA: MQDKNKDAALKTAISQLEKKFGEGTVMRLGEKAQQKVDTIPTGAFNLDIALGIGGVPRGRIIEIYGAEASGKTTLALHIAAEAQKLGGVVAFIDAEHALDTSYAKRLGVEIDELLLSQPDGGEQALEVCETLVRSSAVDLIVIDSVAALVPRQEIEGEMGDSHVGLQARLMSQALRKLTAIVSKSNTAVIFINQTRMRIGVTAYMNPETTAGGVALKFYSTIRMEVRFAGALKSTGAEAEVIGAKTRVKIVKNKLAPPFKTVVFPIIFGEGISNLDIILDMAVEQEVVKKSGSWFAYQDTKLGQGTEKSKQFLRDNPEILEEIENKVREKASPVEETNPIDETEDNEQE; the protein is encoded by the coding sequence ATGCAGGACAAAAACAAAGACGCAGCCCTGAAAACCGCAATTTCGCAACTGGAAAAGAAATTCGGCGAAGGTACTGTTATGCGCTTGGGTGAAAAAGCCCAACAAAAAGTGGATACCATTCCCACCGGGGCATTCAATCTGGATATAGCTTTGGGAATTGGCGGCGTTCCGCGAGGCCGCATCATCGAAATTTACGGCGCCGAAGCCAGTGGCAAAACCACCCTGGCACTGCATATTGCCGCGGAAGCTCAAAAATTGGGCGGTGTGGTGGCTTTCATCGATGCTGAACATGCTCTGGACACGTCTTACGCCAAAAGGTTGGGCGTGGAAATTGATGAATTGCTGCTTTCCCAGCCCGATGGCGGCGAGCAAGCCCTGGAAGTTTGCGAAACCCTGGTGCGCAGTTCGGCAGTGGATCTCATTGTGATTGATAGCGTTGCGGCATTGGTTCCGCGCCAGGAAATTGAAGGTGAAATGGGCGACAGCCATGTTGGTCTGCAAGCTCGTTTGATGAGCCAGGCCCTGCGCAAATTGACCGCCATTGTCTCAAAATCCAATACAGCCGTGATTTTCATCAATCAAACCCGCATGAGAATTGGGGTCACCGCCTACATGAACCCTGAAACCACCGCTGGTGGCGTGGCGTTGAAATTTTATTCCACAATCCGCATGGAAGTTCGCTTTGCCGGAGCCCTCAAATCCACCGGAGCGGAGGCGGAAGTTATTGGCGCCAAAACCCGCGTCAAGATTGTGAAAAACAAGCTTGCCCCGCCCTTTAAAACCGTGGTTTTCCCCATCATTTTTGGCGAGGGAATCTCGAACCTGGACATCATTTTGGACATGGCCGTGGAACAGGAAGTTGTGAAAAAAAGCGGCTCCTGGTTTGCCTACCAGGATACCAAACTGGGACAGGGCACGGAAAAATCCAAACAATTTCTGCGGGATAATCCCGAAATCCTTGAAGAGATAGAAAATAAAGTGCGTGAAAAAGCCAGTCCAGTTGAGGAAACCAATCCCATCGATGAAACTGAGGATAACGAACAAGAATAA
- the thpR gene encoding RNA 2',3'-cyclic phosphodiesterase — protein sequence MEYRSFIALETPEQPQSSLVEVLRRLRPHPGVNWVKDENLHLTLLFLGDVDVNRLGEISEALSEICAKAEAFSLALKGLELFPYKAPRLVWATLADKDGSLSAWHKKLLGKIRHAGFEPDAKPLKAHITLGRVKKPLPASLQRDILTMELETGFHLYNRVTLFRSVLRSDGPIYHALESFELR from the coding sequence GTGGAATATCGCAGCTTCATCGCACTGGAAACGCCAGAGCAGCCACAAAGTTCGCTGGTGGAGGTTTTGCGCCGGCTGAGGCCACATCCTGGTGTGAACTGGGTGAAAGACGAAAACCTGCATCTGACCCTGCTTTTTTTGGGAGATGTGGACGTGAACAGACTCGGAGAAATCAGCGAAGCTCTCTCTGAAATCTGTGCCAAAGCGGAGGCTTTCTCCCTGGCGCTCAAAGGTTTGGAGCTTTTTCCTTACAAGGCTCCGCGTTTGGTTTGGGCCACTTTGGCGGATAAGGATGGCTCTCTTTCAGCCTGGCATAAAAAGCTTTTGGGAAAGATACGTCACGCCGGTTTTGAGCCTGACGCGAAACCGCTCAAAGCGCACATAACCCTGGGACGCGTAAAAAAACCGCTCCCAGCCTCATTGCAGAGGGATATTTTGACGATGGAATTGGAAACCGGTTTCCATCTCTATAACCGGGTGACCTTGTTTCGCAGCGTGTTGCGTAGCGATGGCCCCATCTATCATGCTTTGGAAAGTTTTGAATTAAGATAA